The genomic DNA TCGGTCCAGACGCTGTCTCTCATCACGAACAGTCTATTGCCGGCTCGGCGAAGACCTTCCTTGTCGCGCGAGACGCCAGATGCTTCGTCGGCAGCAGAGAGAGTTGTTGCGGCACGCTGGTCAGCCGATGCGCGAGCTGACTCGAACTTCGCCTTCGCAGCCTCCGCCGGAGCCGTTGCTGCTGCTGCTGCTGCGCCTGAGATCGTAAGCTCTTGGAGCCGGCCCTGGAGTACAGGCGGTGCATTCGCGGCATTCTGTCGTCGGCGCGGATCCATTCCCGGCTCGAGAACCAGGTACGACGAGAATTCCGTGGGTATGCCGTAACGCTCTCCGAGCTCACGAATTTCATTATCGACTTCGCTCGATCCGCCATGCCGGCGCTTCTCCGCGCTCAGGTAGCCGACGCGCTGCGTCGCCCAGAGTCGGGCGATGAATGAATTCTCGCGTGAGGCCGCTGGAAATACCACTCGACTGCTCCATTCAACTGGCCCGCTGGCGGTCATGCCGGCAAAACGGAGTCGCGTCGAGCCCTCCCGGTCGTACCGTGCAAGCATCACGAAATCCTGCCCTGCGAAGATGTCGGACGGCTGAGACGGATGGGTCTTCAGCAGCCTCACACCGTCGGCGTACACTCGCATGTCGGTGATCACCGGACTGGTGAGCCGGCTCGCTACTATGGATACCGCGCGTTCCACCGATTCGTTCGGTCGCACGAAGTGCGCGGTACCACGCCCCTCGAGTGCCAGGCGCTCGACGAGAGAGACGTTGAGCTCGGCGCCCACGCCAAACGAGAATATCCTGCGCGATCCTCTGAGTGACGCGACATGAGCAGCGATTACTTCGGGGTCGCGCTCCCCAACCGTTGGCTCACCGTCCGTCACGAAGAGAACCAGGCCGAGCCGGCCCGGGGTAACCGCCGGTCTCAGTGCTTCCTCGAGCGCTCCGGAGATATTTGTCGACCCCGATGCATCGAGCGATTCCAGATACTCGGTCGCAGCTCTGACGTTTCGCGATGTCGCGAATACGAATTCATTCCGGAAGGTCCGGACGTCCGTCGAGAAATCCACGAGACGGAATCGGTCTGTCGGCCTGAGCGTAACCAGCAGCTGTTTGCCTGCTTCACGTGCCTGGCGGATTTTCACGCCGCTCATCGATCCCGACACATCCAGCACGAGCGTTACATCCCGATCTGTGACCCTCGGCGCAACTGAAGGCGGCGACAGCGTGATCAGGGCGAAGCCGGGCTCCCGCGCCGGAGCGTATGCGAGCATCGAGATCGAGGGCGCCGTGGACCGGCGGACCGGCACCAGTAGCGTTATCTCCCGGCCATCTCCGTTTACCGTGACCTCGCGCTTCGACCCGGCTCGTACCGTACTCAATGAATGCGTTGGAGAGTAGGCATTGCCGTACGTCGCGTCCGACGGATAAGTCAGAGTGAAAGCGAGCCGTGCTTCGGGATTGCTCTGTCGGACTTCGGGCCCGGGCTTCGTGCCACGGAAGTAGTCCATTCTGAGAGCATCACCTTCGCGCTCCGCGACTGACTGGAATCTCACGACCACTTTCTTCTGCTCTCCCGCGGCAATCGGGAAAATTCGCGTGCGGAGCAGTCCATACCCCATCCATTCAACGAGCGCCGGATCGCGCTGCTGTCTGACGATTTGCTCGTATATCTGACGCGCCTCTGCTGCGGACATGGTTTCTCCCGACACCAGCTCGCCGTTGATCGAGAGCTTGAGATCCTGAAACGCCGCTCCTTTAGGCAACGGGAAGAGATAGTCGGCTTCGCCGATTCCTGATCCTCGATTCACAAAGGTCTCGGTGACTTCGTAGCGGAGCACTCCGTTCGTCAACTCTGCGTGTACCGCACTCGACTGTCGCACGACGCTCGGACTTCGAGGGCCGCATCTCAAGCACGGGCCGTCGGCCGGACACGGTCTTGGCGGGCATGGCCGCGGAATGATCCATCCCTGTGCAGGTACCAGAGAAGGAGTCAGGAGTAGCAAAAGGAATGACAGCGGGAACGACCTGCGCATCGAAACCTCGGGAGTGGCGTCTATTGGTGTGACGCCTCCCGTGGCAGATCTTGCACATCTGCTGTCGCGTGCAGTTGAGCTGGAAGCCGGTAGCGTTTAGCGTTGAGCGGGTAGCGCGTGATCCTCAGTTGTTCCTGGACGCGCCTGCTGCCTCGGAGTCATTTCGACGCGTGTTCTCCCCCGGCCGCTTCACGATCCGAACGTCGATCAGGGCGTGGTCGGCTCGATTCGCGGTGTCCTCGAGCCGCTCCTGCCCCTGCCTCGCAGCCCATCCGAGAGAAAACGAAACCGGACCGGTATCCAACGCCGCCGCCTGCAGCCGCCGGACCACGCGTTCCGTGGCCTGCAGATCCGCGCCAGAAAGAATTATCAGGAACTCGTCACCTCCCATCCGCACCACCGGCTCCTCAGCTCGTACGTGACGCATCAGGAACCGGCTCATCCTGATGAGCACCGAGTCGCCCGCCGCGTGACCGTACTCATCGTTGTATTGCTTGAAGTTGTCAACGTCGGCGTACACACAGCCCCATTGCTCGTCTGCCGCAGTCGGTCGCTCGTAGAAGGTCTGCAGCTGCCGGCGGTTGTAGCACCCGGTGAGCGGATCGCGAATGCTCTGCTGCCGCAGCTGAGTCTCGAGATTCTTTCGCTCGGTTATGTCGACGAGGATTCCGTGGTAAAGTGTCTCATTCGACGCCGGATCCTTGAGCTGGTACCAGGTGTCGAGGACCGTGCGGGACGTGCCGTCGAGACGCTTGATCTCGAGCTCGCGATTTCGGAGCGATCCCTCGCGCTCCATCAGGGCAATCTCACGCTTGCGAAGCTCCACGTCGACGAAGTCATCGACTCGATGACGCTTCATCTCATCGAGGCTGGCTATTCCGAATATCTCGAGAAAAGCGGGGTTCACGTCGAATATCTCCCCCGCCTCGTTCGTGATGTAAATCCCTTCCTGAAGATTCTGGGCGAAATTGGCGAGCGTCTGGGCGTCGCTGAGACTTCGCAGCGCGTCCACCGATGTAGGCAGTTTCTGACTCGCGGCACGAGGTTCTTTACGCGGCATGTGCATTGCCCCATAGGAGCCAGTAAAATTGAGAGCCCAAATGTATGCCACCCTCGCGTTCGAAGGAACAGATGGCTGATCGCGGTCCCGGAGACCGATGACGGGGCCATCTGCCGGCATTCATCACGTCACGGCCATAGCGAGCGATCCGCAGCGCAACCTCGACTTTTACGCCGGGATTCTCGGAATGCGCCTCGTGAAGCGCACCGTGAACTTCGACGATCCCACTACATACCACTTCTACTTTAGCAATGCGGAAGGAACGCCCGGCAGCATCCTGACGTTCTTTCCCTGGCCCGACGCCCGCCGCGGGCGCCAGGGGTCCGGCCAGGTTGCGGTTGCTTCTTTCGCAATACTTCCCAGCTCCGTTGGCTTCTGGATCGAGCGATTCATCAAGTATCACGTCGAGTTCAGTCAACCGGTGTCGCGCTTCGACGAAGAGCGCGTGATCGCCTTCAAGGATCCTGACGGGCTCATGGGAGAGCTGGTCGCGCATCCATCCGCTGAATCACGCACGGGATGGGAGACACGCTCCGTTCCGGCCGATCATTCCATTCGCGGTATCTACTCCGTCACGCTCTGGCAGGAGAGCTGTGAGCTCACGGGGAAGCTGCTCACCGATCAGCTCGGATTCCAGGCCGTGCGCGAGCAGGCAAGCATTTTCCGTTACGCAGCCACGTCAGGCTCCGAAAATGGCAGCAGGCAGGAGTCCATTGTGGACTTGAGATGCGTACCCGGTCTCTGGCCCGGAGTGATGGGCGCCGGAACCATTCATCACGTCGCGTTTCGCACGCCTGATGATGAAGCGCAGGCGAAAGTCAGGCTCGAGCTTGTGGCATTGGGATTCAACGTCACGCCTGTGATCGATCGCGAGTATTTCCACTCGGTGTATTTTCGCGAGCCCGGGGGAGTATTGTTCGAGATCGCAACAGATCCTCCCGGTTTCACAGTCGATGAGCCCGCCGATTCACTCGGTCAATCGCTGAAGCTTCCTCAATGGCTCGAGCCCCGGCGCTTCGAGATCGAAGCACTGTTGCCCAACATCCGCCTGCCGATGATGCTGCGAGGCCCGAATGCCTGACACACAGCTAAAGACTAACTTGATGACCGATATGAATCACACCGCTTCTTCCGGGCTCGATGACCTTTGCATCAACGCGATTCGAGTCCTCTCGATGGACGCTGTCCAGAAAGCGGACTCGGGGCATCCAGGAACTCCGATGGCGCTCGCTCCTCTCGCCTATGTGCTGTGGGGTCGGCACCTCCGATTCAACCCGGCCGATCCGAGCTGGCTCGACCGCGACCGCTTCGTCCTCTCCGCCGGCCACGCATCGATGCTGCTTTACAGCGTTTTGTATCTCACCGGTTATGACCTGACGCTCGACGACATCAAGCACTTCAGGCAATGGGAGAGGAAGACGCCGGGTCATCCCGAGTACCGGTACACGCCCGGAGTGGAAACCACCACGGGTCCGCTTGGTCAGGGATTCGGAAATGCCGTAGGTATGGCGGTGGGCGAGGCTTTGCTCGCGTCGGTGTTCAATCGCGACGGTCACGCGATCATGGATCATCACACGTACTTCATCGCTAGCGACGGCGATCTCATGGAAGGCGTGTCCCACGAGGCTGCTTCCTTTGCCGGACACGCGCGACTCGGGAAGATCGTCGGCGTCTACGACGACAACCACATCACGATCGAGGGCGACACCGCTCTCACCTACAGTGATGACGTCGCAAAACGATTCGAGAGTTACCACTGGCACGTTCAGCGGGTGGACGACGCGAACGATCTCGATGCTCTGGACAAGGCTATCACCCTCGCCAAGGCGGAACAGGAGCGGCCGTCTCTGATCATCGTGCGCTCACACATCGGTTACGGCAGCCCGAACAAGCATGACACTGCCGAGGCACACGGGTCGCCATTGGGCGAGGATGAGGTGAAGCTGACGAAAGAGGCGCTGGGATATCCCTCGCTGGAGCCATTCTACGTCGCGCCTGAAGCGCTCGACCACTGGCGGAAAATCGGTGCTCGCGGGCGGAGCGTTCAAGCCAAGTGGCAGAAGCGCTACGAGAGCTACAGGACGACATACCCCGACGTTGCCGCTGAGCTGGAGCGACGGATTCAAGGCGAGCTTATGGACGGATGGGAGGACTTGATTCCCAGTTTCACCGCTGAGAACGGAAACATCGCAAGCAGAGCCGCGTCGGGCATCGTGCTCAACGCCATCGCGCCGAAGGTACCAGAGCTCGTAGGCGGGTCGGCAGATCTTGCGTCATCGACGAATACGATCGTAAAAGGCGAGCCGAGCTTCGGTCCCGACAACCATGCCGGTCGCAATTTCCATTTCGGGATCCGCGAGCATGGAATGGGGTCGATCATGAACGGGATGGCCCTGCACGGCGGGGTGATCCCGTACGGCGCGACCTTCCTGATTTTCTCTGATTATATGCGGCCGCCAATCCGGCTCGCGTCGTTCATGAAAGTGCACGTCGTGTACGTCTACACACACGACTCGATTGGATTGGGTGAGGACGGCCCCACACATCAGCCGGTTGAGCAGTTGAGTGCCCTCCGAGCCATTCCCGGAATGACGGTCATTCGGCCCGCCGATGCATCGGAGACCGCCGAAGCATGGCGAGTCACACTGAAGAACAGGAACGGTCCGGTCGCCCTGGTGCTTACTCGGCAGAAGCTTGGCTTGATCGACCGTACGAAATACGCGTCGGCGAGCGGCGTTGCGCGTGGAGCGTATGTGCTTGCCGATTCGCCTGGCGGACCACCGCAGGTCATTCTCATCTCGACAGGATCGGAGGTCGCGCTCATTCTCGAGGCCCACCAGCGACTTGAAAAGGACGGCATCAGAGTGCGCGCCGTGAGCATGCCGAGCCACGAGCTGTTCGAGAGAGAGACCGCGGAATACCGGAACAGCATCCTTGCGCCGGGAGTGAAGCGCATCGCGGTCGAGGCAGCTCACCCGATGTCGTGGTACCGCTGGGTAGGGGACGACGGAATGATCATTGGAATCGAGCGATTCGGCGCATCGGCTCCCTACAAGGACATTTATACCCACCTCGGCCTCACCGTAGACAGGATCGTCGACGTCGCGAAGCAAATTGTCGAGCCTGCCGCATCTCCTCGGTCGTGAGACTCCGCGACATCAGCATCCCGCTCGCCAACGGAACTCCCGAATGGCCGGGTGACACACCTTTTTCCTGCGGGTGGAGTGCGACAGTAGCACAGGGGTCGAGCGTCAACGTCTCGACTTATACAACCAGCCCGCACGTTGGCACACACGCCGATGCGCCGCTTCACGTGAGGACCGGATGGTCCGGCTCACACGAGCTTCCGCTCGAGGCGTTTTACGGACTCGCCGCTGTTGTCGATGTGACAAGCCTGAGTGAGGAGATCGAGATCGGCGCGATCAATGCGGCAGTCGGCGCAGGGCGAGTCGAGCGCGTTCTTCTCAAGACCGGCAACACAATCGGGTCGGGCGGCTTCCCCGAGTCGTGGCCGAGGCTCTCGGAGGCGTGCGCTCGGGCGCTTCTCGGTCGCGGACTTCGCCTGCTCGGCGTCGATGCTCCGTCGGTTGACGAGCGCCACAGCAAGAGCCTGCCAGTGCACAAGATGATCTTCTCCGGCAACGGCTGCATTCTGGAGAATCTCGATCTCCGCCGCATTACGCCGGGCTACTACGAACTGATGGCGTTCCCGATCAAGATGATGTCGTTGGACGCAGCGCCGGTAAGAGCAATCTTAAGGGATATTGAGTAGCCGGTAACGCGTAGCCGGTAACCGGTGACGGCTGGCGGGCGACGGCTATCGCGTCGCGGCCAGCAGGTACGGGCAGCGGATAGCGATTTTTAGTATCGTAATGCTACTATGTTACCACCGCCGCGGTGATCTCCGCCGCGGCGCTCCGAACAACGCTCCCATGATCCCGCGAGTTACGGCACCAGCAACGGTGCGCGCAACGGGCGATTTGAGAACCTGTTCGAACGTGCTCGGCGGCTCCTTTGCGCCGCGTCGGCTGGCCGGTGCAGCCGGTGCTGTGGGCGCCTGCTGCCACGGAGCCTGGGGCTCGACAGCAGGTGCACCAAGAGCAGGGGCAACTCTCGCCGCGAGACGTTCTCTCGCGCTCTCTCGGTCAATCGGCTGTGCGTATTCGCTTACCTGGCGTGAAGTGGCCACGCGTCTGGCGAGCTCGTCGTCGGGCAATGGCGACATGCTCGACGAAGGGGGAATCAGGCGCGTCGCGAACGGCGGCGTGGGCACTCCTTTGGGCGAGAGAACGGTAATGAATGCCTCCCCGATCCCCAGTGTCGTCAGTGTCTCCTCGACGTCGTAGTACGGAGTCTTCGGAAAAGTCCTGGCCGCTGCCCGCAGCGCCTTGTCATCATCCGGAGTGAATGCGCGCAATGCGTGCTGCACGCGGTGGCCCAGCTGTGCCAGCACATCTTCGTGGATGTCCTTCGGACTCTGGGTGATGAAGAACACGCCTACGCCCTTCGATCGAATCAGACGGACGACCTGCTGGATCTGATTGAGCAGCGCTTTGCTCGCTCCGTTGAAAACCAGATGCGCCTCGTCGAAGAAGAACACGAGCTTCGGCTTGTCTATATCGCCAACCTCCGGAAGCTCGTTGTAGAGAGTCGCCAGCATCCATAGCATGAACGTGCTGAACAGGTCCGGCTTGTCCTGTATGTCCTGCAGCTCGAGAATGCTTATCAACCCCCGCCCGTCACGCTCTACCTGCATCAGGTCCTGCAAGTCGAACTCCGGCTCGCCGAAGAACTTCTCGGCTCCCTGCTGCTCGAGCTCTACCATCTCCCGAAGTAGCACGCCAACGGTTTGTTTGGACATTCCTCCGTAAGTCTTGAGCTCGGCGGCGCCGTCGGTGGTGAGATACTGGAGCACCGCGCGCAAATCGGCGAAATCCAGAAGCAGGAGGCCTTTGTCGTCGCAGTACTTGAAGACCAGCGCGAGAACACTCGACTGCGTCTCGTTGAGGCCCAGGACCCGTGAGAGCAGCAGTGGCCCGAACGACGAGACCGTCGCCCGCAGCTGGGCTCCCTTCGAGCCGGAAAGGCTCAGGAACTCAACCGGAAAAGCCGATGGCTTCCAGTCGTATCCTGTCTCCTTCGCTCTTGTAGTGATGCGATCGTTCGACGCGCCGTTGGTACCGAGCCCCGATATGTCACCCTTGATGTCAGCAACGAACACCGGGACGCCGGCCTGTGAGAGCTGCTCCGCTATCAGCTGCAAGGTGCGCGTTTTTCCGGTTCCGGTCGCCCCGGCTATCAGCCCGTGGCGGTTCATCATCGGAATCGGAATCGAGACCATCGGCGATGGCTCGCATTCCCCGTCGTGAACGATGGCGCCAAGTGTTACCGCGTTCGCCGCCGAAGGAAAGGCGGCACGCCCTGCATCCAGAACCTTCTTGTCCATTGTTCCCTGCGCTTGAGCGTTATGTGTGCGATGGTGCGTCGGCTTCTTTGGCTAGAGTACCATGTGGCATACCCTATGCGCCATAGCACCACCGCACCGCTGATTTTCATTCACCACACGCAATTAACAGGCAATGCGAAGCGACTCCGGCCACACTACGTCTGTCTGGATGGCTACCGATGTCCCGGAGCTTCCGACGCTGTCCCACGACATCCGCACTAACGTTTGCATAGTGGGGGCCGGTATTGCCGGAATGACGACCGCATACCTCCTCGCCCGGGCAGGCCGAGCAGTCGTGGTGATAGACGACGGACCGATCGGGGGAGGTGAAACCGGGCGCACGACTGCCCACATAACGGCTGCACTCGACGATTACTACACCGAGATCGAGAAGCTGCACGGTGAAGAGGGAGCCCGCGTGGCGGCCGAGAGTCATACAGCCGCAATCAACCGCATTGAAGCCATCGCTTCACTCGAGGACATCGATTGCGATTTCGAAAGAGTCGATGGCTATTTGTTTCTCGGCCCTCGAGATGACCGCAAGCTCCTCGAGGAGGAGCTCGCAGCAGCGCATCGGGCCGGACTCTCCGATGTCGAATTGGTGGAACGCGTGCCGGTCAATTCCTTCGAGAGTGGGCCTGCCCTCTGCTATCCGCGGCAGGCACAGTTTCATCCTCTCAAGTATCTGAACGGTCTTGCCCGCGCGATCATGCGCGACGGCGGACACCTCTTTTCAGGTGCTCATGCGGAAAGTATCCAGGACGGAGAGCCCGCCAAGGTTACGACATCCGACGGGCACGTGATCACTGCCGACAGTATTGTCGTCGCGACGAATACACCCGTCAACGACTGGGTGATACTGCACACGAAGCAGTCGGCGTACCGAACCTACGTCATCGCAGCGAGAATTCCGCGCGAATCAGTTCCACGCGGGCTCTACTGGGATACGCACGATCCCTACCACTACGTCCGCCTTCAGGAAGTCGACCCACTTGTGAATCCTTCCCGAAACGAAGAGCTCCTGATCGTTGGCGGCGAAGACCACAAGACAGGGCAGGCCGATGACGCCGACGAGCGCTTCAAGCGCCTCGAGAAATGGACACGCCAGCGCTTTCCGATGATCCAGAACATCGACTTCCGCTGGTCAGGCCAGATCATGGAGCCCGTCGATTACATGGCTTTCATCGGCAAGAACCCCGGCGCCGACGAGCACATCTTCATTGCTACCGGGGATTCCGGAAACGGCATCACACACGGAACGATCGCCGGACTCCTTCTCACCGATCTCATCCTCGGCAAGAAGAATCCGTGGTCGAAGCTCTACGATCCCTCGCGCGTCACCTTGCGCGCGACGACGGAGTTTCTCAAGGAAAACCTCAACGTCGCCGGACAGTACAGCGACTGGGCGACCAGCGGCGACGTCAGCTCCTACGATGAGATCCCGCCGGGAACCGGCGCGGTGCTCAGACGCGGTATGACCAAGATTGCCGTCTATCGCGACGAACAGGGGAATTTCCACGAGCGCTCGGCTGTCTGCACACATCTCTACTGCATTGTCGACTGGAACAGTGCCGAACGAACCTGGGAT from Gemmatimonadaceae bacterium includes the following:
- a CDS encoding VIT domain-containing protein, producing MRQSSAVHAELTNGVLRYEVTETFVNRGSGIGEADYLFPLPKGAAFQDLKLSINGELVSGETMSAAEARQIYEQIVRQQRDPALVEWMGYGLLRTRIFPIAAGEQKKVVVRFQSVAEREGDALRMDYFRGTKPGPEVRQSNPEARLAFTLTYPSDATYGNAYSPTHSLSTVRAGSKREVTVNGDGREITLLVPVRRSTAPSISMLAYAPAREPGFALITLSPPSVAPRVTDRDVTLVLDVSGSMSGVKIRQAREAGKQLLVTLRPTDRFRLVDFSTDVRTFRNEFVFATSRNVRAATEYLESLDASGSTNISGALEEALRPAVTPGRLGLVLFVTDGEPTVGERDPEVIAAHVASLRGSRRIFSFGVGAELNVSLVERLALEGRGTAHFVRPNESVERAVSIVASRLTSPVITDMRVYADGVRLLKTHPSQPSDIFAGQDFVMLARYDREGSTRLRFAGMTASGPVEWSSRVVFPAASRENSFIARLWATQRVGYLSAEKRRHGGSSEVDNEIRELGERYGIPTEFSSYLVLEPGMDPRRRQNAANAPPVLQGRLQELTISGAAAAAATAPAEAAKAKFESARASADQRAATTLSAADEASGVSRDKEGLRRAGNRLFVMRDSVWT
- a CDS encoding sensor domain-containing diguanylate cyclase, yielding MPRKEPRAASQKLPTSVDALRSLSDAQTLANFAQNLQEGIYITNEAGEIFDVNPAFLEIFGIASLDEMKRHRVDDFVDVELRKREIALMEREGSLRNRELEIKRLDGTSRTVLDTWYQLKDPASNETLYHGILVDITERKNLETQLRQQSIRDPLTGCYNRRQLQTFYERPTAADEQWGCVYADVDNFKQYNDEYGHAAGDSVLIRMSRFLMRHVRAEEPVVRMGGDEFLIILSGADLQATERVVRRLQAAALDTGPVSFSLGWAARQGQERLEDTANRADHALIDVRIVKRPGENTRRNDSEAAGASRNN
- a CDS encoding ring-cleaving dioxygenase, translated to MTGPSAGIHHVTAIASDPQRNLDFYAGILGMRLVKRTVNFDDPTTYHFYFSNAEGTPGSILTFFPWPDARRGRQGSGQVAVASFAILPSSVGFWIERFIKYHVEFSQPVSRFDEERVIAFKDPDGLMGELVAHPSAESRTGWETRSVPADHSIRGIYSVTLWQESCELTGKLLTDQLGFQAVREQASIFRYAATSGSENGSRQESIVDLRCVPGLWPGVMGAGTIHHVAFRTPDDEAQAKVRLELVALGFNVTPVIDREYFHSVYFREPGGVLFEIATDPPGFTVDEPADSLGQSLKLPQWLEPRRFEIEALLPNIRLPMMLRGPNA
- the tkt gene encoding transketolase, producing the protein MPDTQLKTNLMTDMNHTASSGLDDLCINAIRVLSMDAVQKADSGHPGTPMALAPLAYVLWGRHLRFNPADPSWLDRDRFVLSAGHASMLLYSVLYLTGYDLTLDDIKHFRQWERKTPGHPEYRYTPGVETTTGPLGQGFGNAVGMAVGEALLASVFNRDGHAIMDHHTYFIASDGDLMEGVSHEAASFAGHARLGKIVGVYDDNHITIEGDTALTYSDDVAKRFESYHWHVQRVDDANDLDALDKAITLAKAEQERPSLIIVRSHIGYGSPNKHDTAEAHGSPLGEDEVKLTKEALGYPSLEPFYVAPEALDHWRKIGARGRSVQAKWQKRYESYRTTYPDVAAELERRIQGELMDGWEDLIPSFTAENGNIASRAASGIVLNAIAPKVPELVGGSADLASSTNTIVKGEPSFGPDNHAGRNFHFGIREHGMGSIMNGMALHGGVIPYGATFLIFSDYMRPPIRLASFMKVHVVYVYTHDSIGLGEDGPTHQPVEQLSALRAIPGMTVIRPADASETAEAWRVTLKNRNGPVALVLTRQKLGLIDRTKYASASGVARGAYVLADSPGGPPQVILISTGSEVALILEAHQRLEKDGIRVRAVSMPSHELFERETAEYRNSILAPGVKRIAVEAAHPMSWYRWVGDDGMIIGIERFGASAPYKDIYTHLGLTVDRIVDVAKQIVEPAASPRS
- a CDS encoding cyclase family protein; the protein is MRLRDISIPLANGTPEWPGDTPFSCGWSATVAQGSSVNVSTYTTSPHVGTHADAPLHVRTGWSGSHELPLEAFYGLAAVVDVTSLSEEIEIGAINAAVGAGRVERVLLKTGNTIGSGGFPESWPRLSEACARALLGRGLRLLGVDAPSVDERHSKSLPVHKMIFSGNGCILENLDLRRITPGYYELMAFPIKMMSLDAAPVRAILRDIE
- a CDS encoding helicase HerA-like domain-containing protein, which gives rise to MDKKVLDAGRAAFPSAANAVTLGAIVHDGECEPSPMVSIPIPMMNRHGLIAGATGTGKTRTLQLIAEQLSQAGVPVFVADIKGDISGLGTNGASNDRITTRAKETGYDWKPSAFPVEFLSLSGSKGAQLRATVSSFGPLLLSRVLGLNETQSSVLALVFKYCDDKGLLLLDFADLRAVLQYLTTDGAAELKTYGGMSKQTVGVLLREMVELEQQGAEKFFGEPEFDLQDLMQVERDGRGLISILELQDIQDKPDLFSTFMLWMLATLYNELPEVGDIDKPKLVFFFDEAHLVFNGASKALLNQIQQVVRLIRSKGVGVFFITQSPKDIHEDVLAQLGHRVQHALRAFTPDDDKALRAAARTFPKTPYYDVEETLTTLGIGEAFITVLSPKGVPTPPFATRLIPPSSSMSPLPDDELARRVATSRQVSEYAQPIDRESARERLAARVAPALGAPAVEPQAPWQQAPTAPAAPASRRGAKEPPSTFEQVLKSPVARTVAGAVTRGIMGALFGAPRRRSPRRW
- a CDS encoding FAD-dependent oxidoreductase, whose protein sequence is MRSDSGHTTSVWMATDVPELPTLSHDIRTNVCIVGAGIAGMTTAYLLARAGRAVVVIDDGPIGGGETGRTTAHITAALDDYYTEIEKLHGEEGARVAAESHTAAINRIEAIASLEDIDCDFERVDGYLFLGPRDDRKLLEEELAAAHRAGLSDVELVERVPVNSFESGPALCYPRQAQFHPLKYLNGLARAIMRDGGHLFSGAHAESIQDGEPAKVTTSDGHVITADSIVVATNTPVNDWVILHTKQSAYRTYVIAARIPRESVPRGLYWDTHDPYHYVRLQEVDPLVNPSRNEELLIVGGEDHKTGQADDADERFKRLEKWTRQRFPMIQNIDFRWSGQIMEPVDYMAFIGKNPGADEHIFIATGDSGNGITHGTIAGLLLTDLILGKKNPWSKLYDPSRVTLRATTEFLKENLNVAGQYSDWATSGDVSSYDEIPPGTGAVLRRGMTKIAVYRDEQGNFHERSAVCTHLYCIVDWNSAERTWDCPCHGSRFDPYGQVVNGPAITPLSEVESGAPASQ